The following nucleotide sequence is from Aedes aegypti strain LVP_AGWG chromosome 3, AaegL5.0 Primary Assembly, whole genome shotgun sequence.
GGATTCGTTCGTTCCGTGGACGCAAGTGGACTTCTTCGTCCTCTCGTCCATCGGGACAACCTCGGCGGGCGCGAAGGAACATCGAGACCCAACAGCAGATTAATTAGCGCTGATTAGATCGTTTCCCTGCGCGCACTCGCCCCGTGCTCATATACCCACGCACACATACGCAAAGCCCCTTTTCCTTTGACACCAACACCACCAACATCAGTCGTCAGCTACCAAACTTCGGCGAGCTTCGAACCAACAACGAACAAACGATCGGACGCGAGCGGTGACAAGGGAAAAAATGTATCCAATCTCCTTCTGACGGCGCGCGGCTCCTTTCCGTTGCCCTCAGCTTGATCCCAGCAGCAAAGGTCTGAAAAGATGCGCGAAAGAagcattcttgaaaaattacaCCCGTGCAAAACCGACATCCGATTAATTTCTTTCGGCTCGATCGTTCGTCTAACGAACCTTCATAAGCTCGCTCAATTTGGTTCGGCTATTGTTCGGGTCTCTCTCGTGCAATGATTGCGCAAGAGCACAAGAGAAGTAATTGCATGTTGGCGGGAGAGCAGAGAGACAAAAAAACGAGAGAAAGAGAATACACTAAAACTGGATAACTACAATTTGATCGGTCGTTGCAACAAGTGCAGTGCTGCCAGCTGTCTACCAAACGACCATGATCACCTCAAACTGATAATACTTCAAAACGTGAACATCAATGTTGTCCAAGCGTACACTTACACGCAGCAAATTACAGTACTGAATGCTTTCCCTTCACCTAGGTTCTGTCCGAGAGCGCCAAGAAACTCTAATCAAGAGGGGATAGTAGGTAATTGCGATCGgtccatcgaaaaaaaaacagggtTACACGCGAAATTGGATCGAAAGAAAGCCGGAAAAAATTGATGCTTTCAATCGATCGGCCACGGAAGGAGAGTAATGACCAAACGAAGCGAAAGAGCAAAATCATGCGGTAAAGATGATAGCAATCATAATAATTGATTACACGTATACCTCCttcaatttatttatcaaaatcttcacccgtATTCGTTCCGTCCGAGTTTGGGTGAAACCGCCGACAAAAAATGTACAAGAAGACATTGCGCTGCTGTGTGTAATGTGCCACGAAGGTggaagaaaagaaaataatgtaaaacgaTCTTATGCGAGAGAGCCAGAGAGTAGTAGATGATCGTGTGAGAGAGTCTCTCACCAAAAACTTCGTTTTCCGTTTGAATGGCAGCCTTTCGGGTCCGAATTCTCGACTCTCGGGATCAGTTCAGTTCCGACCAACAACCGCGAAAGGCAGACCCCACGATCGGTGCCGTTCTGTAGCGCGATCACCAGTTTCACTCACTCTCTCTCTCGGCGCGGTGGACTTTCTTTGCGCTTCTCTGCTCTGTGTTCGATGAGGGCACACAAGCTCCAACTGTCCGAGTTTATTTTTTCGGTACGTCGGCTATAGCCTAGTTCCATCATTCCATTCCGACAGGGAAGAAAGAGACACACAAGCACACGAACCCCATAATTACCTGTCGCGGACCCAAAAAGTGGACGTTGTTAACGtgttgtttttcgattttttcctCTGTTTTTCCAGAACGAACCGGAAGGCACGCCGGAACTACCGGCCGCCAATCGAGCGCTATTCCTGGAGAAAGTGCGCCAATCAAACACTGCCTGCCAAAATGGGGACTTTACCACGGCAGTGCAGCTCTACACCGATGCCCTCGCATTGGACCCCAGCAATCACATACTCTTCAGTAATCGATCAGCAGCTCGGCTCAAGCAGGGTCAGTTCGCGTTGGCCCTTCAGGATGCCACAAGGGCCAGAGAACTTTGCCCTCAATGGCCAAAGGCCTACTTTCGACAAGGCGTTGCGCTGCAGTGTCTCGGACGATACGGTGAAGCACTGGCAGCGTTCAGCTCGGGTCTCGCTCAGGACCCAAACTCGAAGCAGCTGCTCGCGGGGCTTGTGGAGGCCTCGATCAAGAGTCCACTTCGACATGCCCTCGAGCCCACGTTCCAGCAGTTGAAAGCCATGAAACTAGATCAATCGCCATTCGTAGTGATATCAGTGGTCGGACAAGAATTACTCGGTGCCGGGCAGTACCATTCCGCAGTGACAGTGCTAGAATCGGCCCTCCGGATAGGGTCGTGTTCCCTCAAGTTACGAGGGTCAGTGTTCAGTGCTCTCAGTTCGGCCCATTGGGCGCTCAACCAGTTAGACAAAGCTATCGCGTACATGCAACAGGACTTGGCTGTTGCGAAAAGTCTCGGTGATACCGCGGGTGAATGTCGTGCTCATGGAAATCTCGGTTCAGCTTACTTCAGTCAGGGATCCTACAAGGAAGCCCTTACATCTCACCGTTATCAACTGGTCCTGGCAATGAAGTGCAAGGATACTCAAGCTGCCGCAGCTGCTCTTACATCTCTGGGGCATGTCTACACCGCTATTGGAGATTACCCAAATGCCCTAGCTTCCCACAAACAGTGCGTTCAACTCGTCAAACAAATGGGTGATCGCCTCCAGGAAGCTCGCGAAATAGGAAACGTCGGTGCCGTCTACCTAGCCATGGGCGAATTTGATTCCGCCGTCGATTGCCATACTCAACACCTTCGTCTAGCTCGAAAGCTTGGAAATCAAGTAGAGGAAGCTCGAGCTTACAGCAACCTCGGCTCCAGCTATCACTACAAACGAAACTTTACTCAGGCCATCACCTATCATGAAAATGTCCTTCGGATAGCGCAACAGCTTGGTGATCGAGCAATCGAGGCTCGTGCTTATGCTGGGCTTGGTCACGCTGCCCGGTGTGGCCACGACTTCCATCAAGCCAAACGATGGCACGAAAAGCAGCTAGAAATGGCCTTAGCCGCTCGCGACAAAGTTGGTGAAGGTCGTGCCTGCTCCAATCTTGGAATCGTCTATCAACTTCTCGGCGAACACGACGCCGCCCTAAAACTTCATCAAGCTCACCTGACCATCGCTCGACAACTGCAAGACAAAGCAGGAATGGGGCGAGCTTACGGTAACATCGGCAATGCATACTCCGCAGCTGGTTTCTACGAACAAGCCATCAAATACCACAAACAAGAACTAATCATCAGCAAAGAAGTGCACGATCGCAGCGCAGAGGCTTCCACTCACGGAAATCTAGCAGTAGCCTACCAGGCACTTGGCGCCCACGATATGGCCCTAATGCATTACCGAGCCCACCTGAACATAGCCCGCGAATTGAAAGACACCGCGGGTGAAGCCTGCGCACTCCTCAATCTCGGAAACTGCTTGAGCTCCCGACAAGAATTCGCCCAAGCAGTCCCGTACTACGAACAATACCTGATGCTGTCGCAAGAACTCGGCGACGTCGCAGCCGAAGGCAAGGCATGTCACTTCCTCGGCTACGCGCATTACTGCATCGGAAACTACCGCGAAGCGGTGCGCTACTACGATCAGGACCTAGCGCTAGCCAAGGACCTCCAGAACAAAATGAACATGGGACGAGCCTACTGTAATCTTGGGCTGGCCCACCTGGCTCTGGGAAACACAGCCGGTGCTTTGGAGTGTCAGAAGTACTTCCTGGCTATTGCGCACATGACCAATCACCTCCCGGGCAAGTTCCGTGCTCTGGGAAATATCGGTGACGTCTTAATCAGAATGGGCGACGTGGACGAAGCGATCAAAATGTACCAACGACAGCTGTCTCTCGCGAGGCAAGCACGAGAACGTGGAATGGAAGCTGCTGCTTGCGGAGCGCTTGGTTTGGCCCACCGACTACTAAAGAAGTTCGACAAAGCCTTGGGGTACCACACGCAAGAGCTAACGCTAAGACAGGAGATGGGTGATCTTCCTGGCGAGTGCCGAGCCCACGGGCATCTTGGAGCAGTCCATATGGCCCTCGGAAATTACACGCACGCTGTTAAGTGCTATCAAGAACAGTTGGAAAGGGCACAAGAGTTGCAGGACTCGGCGGTGGAGGCGCAAGCATTTGGTAATCTTGGAATTGCGAGGTTAAATATGGGTCATTATGAAGATGCGATCGGATACTTGGAGCAACAGTTGGGAACGTTGGAGCAAGTGAATACGCCTACGGCTCAGCATGATCGTGCtcgggctttaggacatttagGGGATTGTTACGACGCGCTTGGCGATTACCATGCGGAAGCGATCAAGTGCCACGATCGTCATCTAGCGTTGGCGATCGCACTGCAAAGTCCACGCGATCAGGAACGTGCCTATCGGGGATTGGGAAATTGTTACAAATCGGTTGGCAACCTGCAAGAAGCTCTTGTGTGTTTGGAGAAGAGACTGGTAGTGTCCCACGAGTTGGGTAATCCGGAAGCGAAGGCTGCGGCCTACGGTGACTTGGGAAGTATTCATAGTGCACTCGGAAATTACGAACAAGCAATCAACTGTTTGGAACATCAGCGAGATATTGCGAGGGAGTTGGGCGATCGGGCCTTGACTTCGGACGCTATAAGTGGATTGGGAGCAGTGTTCCATCAGATGGGAGATTATGAAGGGTCTCTGCGATTGCACAAACAGGACTTGGAGTTGTGTGAAAATATGGGTCATGCTGCTCTGCAAGCAAGATCGTGTGGAAATTTGGGTTCAGTGTATGAATCGTTGAAGAACTACGCCGAATCAGTGAGACATTTCGAGAAACAGTTGTCTTTGACGACTGATCGTCTGACGAAGGCTCATGCATGTTTGTCGTTGGGTCGAGTTTATCACACTATGGAACAAGTGTCACAGGCGGTCAGTTTCCTGAGGCAGGGCTTGGCCATTGTGCAGTCCTTGAACAAACTAGAAGACGAAGCAAAGATCCGTTACCGTTTGGGTCTCTCACTGCTCGCATCCGGAGATGAAGACAACTCTCGGCAGCAGATGGAAAGCGCCGCCCAGATTTTAGAATCGATTAGAAGTGATCAGGTCACTCCGGAAGCAAGGACAACTCTGTACGACTTGCAAACGTCCTGTTATCAGACACTGCAGAGAGTCCTCGTCAATATGGGACGAAATGAAGAAGCTCTTGTAGCTGCGGAACGTTGTCGCTCACGGATGGGCGCTGACTCAAACCAAAGTGCGGAGAATTCATTGAACAATCGGAAGACTCTGCTTACTTGTAGCGAGTACATCTTCGACACGGTCAACAAGAGTAAGACCAACATCATCTACTACAGCTTGGCAGGTAGCGAACTGTACGCGTGGTTCCTGTCGCCGCAGAAGCGAATCGTGCGATTCCACGTGGCGAAAATCGACGAACAGACGCTGCAGATGAAGAAGAAACCCTCGGGCGGCGAAAACGGAAACGCGTGTGAAAGTTTATTGGATCAGTATATCAACTTTGTGCGCGACAGTTTGGGCGTGAACTCCGGAAGTGTGCTGCAGGAAGGCGACGGCAGTGGTTGGAAATCTTCGAATGAGAATCTGATCGATGATTTCGCCAACGAGCGAGCAGGTTTCCTGAGAATGGTCAACCGGAACCATTTGCTCAATTCGAGTAACTACTCGCTGAGTTCATTGTTCAGCTTGGGAAGCGTTGGTGGATCGGTGGCTAGCTTGCAAGGATCTACCAGGTAAGTTAGGGAGTTTGGGTTCGTTTGAAGTGTCGGTATTGATGTGTTTGATGTTTCCAGATCCATTGGAAGCTTGCAAGGATCAACAAGATCTAGAAGATCCAACATGCTCCCACCATGGCAAGGGCCATCTTGCCTTCACGTTTTGTATAACTTGCTTTTAGCGCCATTTGAAGATCTACTTCCAGATATCAGCACCAGTAAGTTGAACATAGTTGTTGATGTTTCAtaatatttacaagatttttcgaTAAACAGCATCTCGAATCGGTCGCCGTGAGCTGATCTTGGTTCTGGAAAAAGAACTCTACCTTGTGCCGTTTGCGATCCTTCGAAGTGGTGACGAATCCGGAGAATATCTCTCCGAACGATGCTCCTTATTGACTGTTCCATCGCTTCATACTCTCAGGCAAAAGAGTCGCACCAAGACCCGGGAACCTGGTAAGTGTTCTACATCTATCCCCGCTTCGAGATATATTTTCACACGAAATTATTTCCAGCTGAAGGTCTCAACAGTGCCCTGGTCGTCGGAGGACCGAAAATCCCTTCGTCTCTGTCGGAAACCTGGGGCTGGAGCGAATCACCTGCCTCCCTACAAGAAGCCGCCATGGTTTCGGATATGTTGAACACGAAACCGCTCGTGTCCTGCAGTGCCACTAAGGAGACCATCGTTTCTGAACTGACCTCCGCAGAGTGTGTCCACTTTGCTGCGAACGTTAGCTGGAAGCTGGGCGCCGTCATTCTGAGTCCCGGTGAAGTATTGGATTCTCAATCGCAGAAACGATTCTACCCGAATTCTTCAGGAGAAATTGAAAACGATGAAGACAATGCCGATCTGTCCTCAACCAATATGGAGATTCCCCCACTGTCGGACTTCATTCTGAGTGCCGCAGATCTACTGGCCATGAAACTTAGCGCTAAACTGGTAGTGTTAAGCTCGTATCACTCTGTTGAACCGATCACTGGTACTGGTGTCGCAAACCTTGCCGGAAGCTGGTTGTTTGCAGGCACTGGAGCAGTTCTGGTGTCCCTGTGGCCAGTTCCGGAAACGGCAGCGAAGATTCTGCTGAGGGCTTTCTATTCAGCCCTTTTGCAAGGAACGCGAGCTGCTAAGGCTCTTGCAGAAGCTATGCAGACTGTTCAGCATACGAAGCACTTTGCTCACCCGGCCAACTGGGCCGGATTCATCTTGATCGGAGGCAATGTACGCCTGTCTAACAAGGTCGCTTTGATCGGACAGGCTCTGTGCGAACTGATGCGAACTCCGGACAAGTGCCGAGATGCTCTAAGAGTTTGTCTGCATCTCGTGGAAAAGAGTCTGCAGCGGATCCATCGGGGACAGAAGAATGCCATGTACACGACCCAGAAGAGCATCGAGAACAAGGCCGGTCCAGTAGTCGGTTGGAAAGACCTTTTGATGGCCGTCGGATTCCGCTTCGAACCGGCAGCCAACGGAATCC
It contains:
- the LOC5563810 gene encoding tetratricopeptide repeat protein 28, with translation MRAHKLQLSEFIFSNEPEGTPELPAANRALFLEKVRQSNTACQNGDFTTAVQLYTDALALDPSNHILFSNRSAARLKQGQFALALQDATRARELCPQWPKAYFRQGVALQCLGRYGEALAAFSSGLAQDPNSKQLLAGLVEASIKSPLRHALEPTFQQLKAMKLDQSPFVVISVVGQELLGAGQYHSAVTVLESALRIGSCSLKLRGSVFSALSSAHWALNQLDKAIAYMQQDLAVAKSLGDTAGECRAHGNLGSAYFSQGSYKEALTSHRYQLVLAMKCKDTQAAAAALTSLGHVYTAIGDYPNALASHKQCVQLVKQMGDRLQEAREIGNVGAVYLAMGEFDSAVDCHTQHLRLARKLGNQVEEARAYSNLGSSYHYKRNFTQAITYHENVLRIAQQLGDRAIEARAYAGLGHAARCGHDFHQAKRWHEKQLEMALAARDKVGEGRACSNLGIVYQLLGEHDAALKLHQAHLTIARQLQDKAGMGRAYGNIGNAYSAAGFYEQAIKYHKQELIISKEVHDRSAEASTHGNLAVAYQALGAHDMALMHYRAHLNIARELKDTAGEACALLNLGNCLSSRQEFAQAVPYYEQYLMLSQELGDVAAEGKACHFLGYAHYCIGNYREAVRYYDQDLALAKDLQNKMNMGRAYCNLGLAHLALGNTAGALECQKYFLAIAHMTNHLPGKFRALGNIGDVLIRMGDVDEAIKMYQRQLSLARQARERGMEAAACGALGLAHRLLKKFDKALGYHTQELTLRQEMGDLPGECRAHGHLGAVHMALGNYTHAVKCYQEQLERAQELQDSAVEAQAFGNLGIARLNMGHYEDAIGYLEQQLGTLEQVNTPTAQHDRARALGHLGDCYDALGDYHAEAIKCHDRHLALAIALQSPRDQERAYRGLGNCYKSVGNLQEALVCLEKRLVVSHELGNPEAKAAAYGDLGSIHSALGNYEQAINCLEHQRDIARELGDRALTSDAISGLGAVFHQMGDYEGSLRLHKQDLELCENMGHAALQARSCGNLGSVYESLKNYAESVRHFEKQLSLTTDRLTKAHACLSLGRVYHTMEQVSQAVSFLRQGLAIVQSLNKLEDEAKIRYRLGLSLLASGDEDNSRQQMESAAQILESIRSDQVTPEARTTLYDLQTSCYQTLQRVLVNMGRNEEALVAAERCRSRMGADSNQSAENSLNNRKTLLTCSEYIFDTVNKSKTNIIYYSLAGSELYAWFLSPQKRIVRFHVAKIDEQTLQMKKKPSGGENGNACESLLDQYINFVRDSLGVNSGSVLQEGDGSGWKSSNENLIDDFANERAGFLRMVNRNHLLNSSNYSLSSLFSLGSVGGSVASLQGSTRSIGSLQGSTRSRRSNMLPPWQGPSCLHVLYNLLLAPFEDLLPDISTTSRIGRRELILVLEKELYLVPFAILRSGDESGEYLSERCSLLTVPSLHTLRQKSRTKTREPAEGLNSALVVGGPKIPSSLSETWGWSESPASLQEAAMVSDMLNTKPLVSCSATKETIVSELTSAECVHFAANVSWKLGAVILSPGEVLDSQSQKRFYPNSSGEIENDEDNADLSSTNMEIPPLSDFILSAADLLAMKLSAKLVVLSSYHSVEPITGTGVANLAGSWLFAGTGAVLVSLWPVPETAAKILLRAFYSALLQGTRAAKALAEAMQTVQHTKHFAHPANWAGFILIGGNVRLSNKVALIGQALCELMRTPDKCRDALRVCLHLVEKSLQRIHRGQKNAMYTTQKSIENKAGPVVGWKDLLMAVGFRFEPAANGIPSSVFFPQTDPEDRLSQCSASLQALLGLSPTTLHALSKLVNNAEIADEIIGVMRNVVTQFPSKGTIDNESIDIPLSVRLWRVSGCHELLASLGFDLMEVGQDQVTLRTGKQANRRNCQFVLQSLLALFDTQEAPKSLGIESSSSSESLNEDISDDPQAKAPSPTPTAPEQRSVSPAGTVKSQASYNFPRPPLPFRRVPFLSTRSAFISYVRRRGEPDGGQTETSGQVPIGGLQAQAQSQSSNNATNLDSSLANTTDSELSDGYTTQQILMKSDHLAKGLGYSSLRGTIKVSRPGGGGESDAAFTPSPPVTIQNVDSNVSLALAHQTRIRNLYTNNGLGTYGHETVREGHHHQNPNLRRPDSSSSASSATDWEGSGHATVLRRANQGHHNLPPLPPPRQTLPMVDSLRPLAPLAPVYNNINGGAVGKAQANGKTLNVLESTSSDSEFERSFDLPSSSNAASISSKLTSLAHSLQSMRSRKLKMQPMQQPPTHGTSTITRSKMVDQFAFMDRLSCRTEISSSTLGNHGAPPRKPLSTLPDDERTLNLNASKLYFNPTEAEIIPLTETPADLGLNKAPTTSMSSSVPSTSGTTKEKTNNKNIQDSILRHMSREMTPTISEVYHERNIGLGLAPSLSKLLLSKNYEDSPDIKSSTAASMLNKPSALTVGNLAEAMNEIEMNATTSTKLEEGQCTICNSPSDLLCGCSTTSTVAAVAAMTAALGANTITKKSNSKPWLSNVTPNIVKPGDLTTADILEQQKQLKSTVSGLTSNMSSSTENSLSTVVKRGGSPFSDLSRRDEGDGRSVADSQCSGSFRTDITGSTVTVTTSKSQQSQITVSAQPSGSGTGSSGQSQQQQQQQQQQQQQVAQAQQASIGGSSVSNPNQRSKYIIDT